From the Mangifera indica cultivar Alphonso chromosome 10, CATAS_Mindica_2.1, whole genome shotgun sequence genome, one window contains:
- the LOC123228068 gene encoding protein CHROMATIN REMODELING 4-like isoform X2 yields MKDSSSSSSKMINRNWVLKRKRRKLPCGPDLSNGKEENLGGSETPRNTSSKRKLKIEMNSDRPSSKKKGNDGYYYECVICDLRGNLLCCDTCPRTYHIQCLDPPLKRIPNGKWQCPKCCQKTDHLKPISNLGSVSKRARSKIITIKSQSGTKSSGTDKVSQIFGGSVLSKKRSSSKGKSVLTLGNKSLEKRSDSSQVDVSDCTKPTNTSVDNPVEGSPSCVNVDDEKEHNVSPTDSAIDRKPLPAEEVLALSEVTRLEPNDEVPEKKLDLPHANGSTGIKFVLPVGASSDKAKKRKHEVNDEDSQKKHRTDKKKRSAAAPKKRRSKTNTLSPGTSKVQEKCQTVSNGASSPVSEENVKTKSSDSGRRDEEAAQSLEESEKVAVPVAETLMCEDTVSFELQQVDRVLACRIQGGFASSSHHLSMTDGDDLHSDDLVMSENRNKVEDLDLDARVVENLSEDSPNVSRSPDEEERMKNEVREEVHVDRRSVNRECREENAMDLSGKDDKDSSSVVVNGKEQDEFAVNTEASGERNEKMVEETAGISLRNDEGPAVCETPISCEAIDMKEVDTEMRTKDNAENKIQDFAMTEFLHVNGGPISYEFLVKWVGKSHIHNSWISEAQLKVLAKRKLDNYKAKYGTSVINICDERWKQPQRIIALRTSKDGMHEAFVKWTGLPYDECTWESLSEPALQNSSHLIDLFNQFERQTVEKDASKDNLPGGKGDCQQSEIVALSEQPEELKGGSLFPHQLEALNWLRKCWHKSKNVILADEMGLGKTVSACAFISSLYFEFKAKLPCLVLVPLSTMPNWLSEFALWAPNINVVEYHGCAKARAIIRQYEWHASNANKPNKKTSSYKFNVMLTTYEMILADSSHLRGVPWEVLVVDEGHRLKNSGSKLFSLLNSFSFQHRVLLTGTPLQNNIGEMYNLLNFLQPASFPSLSSFEEKFIDLTTTQKVEELKKLVAPHMLRRLKKDAMQNIPPKTERMVPVELSSIQAEYYRAMLTKNYQILRNIGKGVAQQSMLNIVMQLRKVCNHPYLIPGTEPESGSVEFLHEMRIKASAKLTLLHSMLKLLYKEGHRVLIFSQMTKLLDILEDYLTIEFGPKTYERVDGSVAVADRQAAITRFNQDKSRFVFLLSTRSCGLGINLATADTVIIYDSDFNPHADIQAMNRAHRIGQSNRLLVYRLVVRASVEERILQLAKKKLMLDQLFVNKSGSQKEVEDILRWGTEELFNDSTGMNGKDTGENNCNIEEAVRDLEQKHRKRGGGLGDVYKDKCTEGSTKIVWDESAILKLLDRSNLQSVSTDAAEGDLDNDMLGSVKSLEWNEETIEVQGGAESPAVATDDISAQSSEKKEDNAAIGPEENEWDRLLRVRWEKYQSEEEAALGRGKRQRKVVSYREAYAAHPSETLSESGGEEEKEPEPEPEREYTPAGRALKAKYSKLRARQKERLAQRNAVEELHPCETKPGPELAPHCAVTEKDGDQVTESVQEVREKSSAIDLEDEKVTGSLEAPKSKSDSALRLGRHSKYRMASHLDLSVNSLGQQSPDNIPPSHHYQGTAYTSTLTSNNLLPVLGLCAPNASQIEAHRNFSRSHGRHRKSATGPEFPFSLAPNSGTSIETEVKGREDTPEKPNLHDASAEALHHRIRSSMSDSQLPFNPYLLPSSHGKVSERLETSASASAFSEFQEKYMVPNLPFDEKLLSRFPFPATSIGAPQHDLLPSLSLGSRLEAVNGGMKDLLAMPLLPNLKFFPQDVPRYNQQEREVPPTLGLGQTPSIFPSIPENHRRVLENIMMRTGPASNMYKKKLKVDSWSEDELDFLWIGVRRHGRGNWIAMLRDPRLKFSKHKTPEDLAARWEEEQLKILDSPAFPVQKSSKPSKPAKSSLFPSIPDGMMSRALQGSKFVFPSKFQPHLTDMTLGFSDLTSGLPSFNPSDQVSLQNEHFLPVPNWNPENFRASFAGDSCAGPSGRPGTSSSVSLEKPFMLNSLGVSNLGSMGMNFGSSDLLRRGDEDISANIGKLPSLLDRSLNMLRGSNNEVGSGESTSSVLLPESNKGLNISHSKGKEVVGSSSSKNQLPHWLREAVGSAAKPPDPELPPTVSAIAQSVRLLYGEDKPTIPPFEIPGPLPPQPKDPRHSLKKKKKRKSHVQSDRAGCSHMLQSNLSNNNDASSSILPVPPFHMLSQHITGTSGLPSAEPDLNLHPLNLSMMNPPSSSACLIPSKKLSSGLSPSPEVLQLVASCVAPGPHLPSVSGMSSSSFLESKLPMLKSSDQIDLPDPQEGQEGSPEMMKAQQSSPIKEGQFPPEQQEQLDSGDSRKTQSDPCQTEQPDVKEMSSEGTLSDHPVSDHEP; encoded by the exons ATGAAGGATAGCAGTTCATCGTCTAGTAAAATGATTAATAGAAACTGGGTCTTAAAgcgaaaaagaagaaaacttccATGTGGACCCGATCTATCAAATGGTAAAGAAGAAAACTTAGGAGGCTCAGAAACTCCGAGGAATACCTCTTCTAAACGCAAGCTGAAGATTGAAATGAATTCTGATCGGCCTTCatccaaaaagaaaggaaatgatGGA TATTACTATGAATGTGTGATCTGCGATCTTCGCGGTAACTTGTTGTGTTGTGATACCTGTCCCCGGACCTATCATATTCAGTGTCTTGATCCACCACTTAAG CGCATTCCAAATGGAAAATGGCAATGCCCAAAGTGCTGCCAGAAAACTGATCATCTCAAGCCCATCAGCAATCTGGGTTCCGTTTCAAAGCGGGCTAGATCTAAAATAATCACCATAAAATCTCAAAGTGGGACTAAGTCATCTGGCACTGACAAAGTATCCCAGATTTTTGGAGGCTCTGTTCTTTCTAAAAAAAGATCCTCAAGCAAGGGGAAATCTGTTTTAACGCTGGGAAACAAATCCTTGGAAAAGAGATCAGATTCCTCTCAAGTAGATGTTTCTGATTGTACCAAGCCAACAAATACATCTGTTGATAATCCTGTGGAGGGGAGTCCATCATGTGTGAATgttgatgatgaaaaagaaCATAACGTTTCTCCTACAGATTCAGCTATAGACAGGAAGCCCTTGCCTGCCGAGGAAGTTCTTGCTCTCTCTGAAGTTACAAGATTGGAGCCAAATGATGAAGTTCCTGAGAAGAAGCTTGACTTACCTCATGCTAATGGATCTACAGGAATTAAATTTGTACTTCCAGTTGGTGCTTCATCTGACAAAgctaaaaagagaaaacatgaGGTCAATGATGAAGATAGTCAAAAGAAGCATAGGACTGATAAGAAAAAACGGTCTGCTGCTGCTCCTAAGAAACGTAGGTCCAAAACAAACACTTTGAGTCCTGGGACTAGCAAGGTTCAAGAGAAGTGCCAAACAGTTAGTAATGGGGCTTCTTCGCCTGTGTCTGAGGAGAATGTCAAAACAAAGAGTTCAGATAGTGGGAGAAGAGACGAG GAAGCAGCTCAGTCATTAGAAGAGTCAGAGAAAGTAGCTGTTCCTGTGGCTGAAACACTGATGTGTGAAGATACTGTTTCCTTTGAACTTCAGCAG GTTGATCGGGTTTTGGCATGTCGAATACAAGGTGGTTTTGCAAGCTCTTCACACCACTTATCAATGACAGATGGAGATGACTTGCATTCTGATGATTTGGTGATGTCAGAAAATCGAAACAAAGTAGAGGATTTAGATCTAGATGCTAGAGTTGTGGAAAATCTTTCTGAGGATTCTCCTAATGTCAGCAGAAGTCCTGATGAGGAAGAAAGGATGAAGAATGAAGTCAGGGAGGAAGTACATGTAGACAGAAGATCTGTAAACAGAGAATGCAGAGAAGAGAATGCCATGGATTTATCTGGAAAGGATGACAAAGATTCAAGTTCTGTGGTTGTAAATGGTAAAGAGCAAGATGAATTTGCAGTGAACACAGAAGCTTCaggagaaagaaatgaaaagatgGTGGAGGAGACTGCAGGTATTAGTTTGAGAAATGATGAAGGCCCTGCAGTTTGTGAGACACCTATCTCCTGTGAAGCCATAGACATGAAAGAAGTGGATACAGAAATGAGAACAAAGGACAATGCTGAAAACAAAATTCAGGATTTTGCCATGACCGAATTTTTACATGTTAATGGAGGGCCAATATCAtatgaatttttagttaagTGGGTTGGGAAGTCCCACATTCATAATAGTTGGATTTCTGAAGCCCAACTTAAAGTGTTGGCTAAGAGAAAACTTGACAATTACAAGGCAAAGTATGGAACTTCGGTGATAAATATCTGTGATGAAAGGTGGAAGCAACCCCAAAGGATAATTGCCCTCCGCACTTCCAAAGATGGGATGCATGAAGCATTTGTAAAATGGACTGGTCTTCCTTATGATGAATGCACTTGGGAAAGTTTAAGTGAACCTGCTCTTCAAAACTCATCACATCtaattgatttgtttaatcAGTTTGAACGCCAAACAGTGGAAAAAGATGCTTCCAAGGATAATTTACCAGGGGGGAAAGGTGATTGTCAGCAAAGTGAGATTGTTGCTCTCTCAGAGCAACCTGAGGAATTGAAAGGAGGTTCATTGTTTCCTCATCAGCTTGAAGCACTAAATTGGTTGCGGAAATGCTGGCATAAATCCAAAAATGTAATCCTTGCTGATGAAATGGGTCTAGGAAAGACAGTGTCTGCTTGTGCTTTTATTTCTTCATTGTATTTTGAGTTTAAAGCTAAACTACCTTGTTTGGTCTTGGTTCCACTTTCTACTATGCCCAATTGGCTTTCTGAGTTTGCCTTATGGGCTCCCAACATAAACGTTGTTGAGTACCATGGATGTGCCAAAGCAAGAGCCATAATTCGCCAATATGAATGGCATGCTAGTAATGCCAATAAGCCAAATAAAAAGACATCTTCctataaatttaatgttatgttGACTACTTATGAAATGATTCTTGCTGATTCCTCTCACTTACGAGGAGTGCCTTGGGAAGTTCTGGTGGTTGATGAGGGTCATCGTCTGAAGAATTCAGGAAGTAAGCTGTTCAGCTTGCTCAATTCATTCTCTTTCCAACATCGTGTTCTGCTGACTGGTACCCCTCTTCAGAATAACATTGGTGAGATGTATAACTTGCTTAATTTCTTACAGCCTGCTTCATTTCCTTCATTATCTTCTTTTGAGGAGAAGTTTATTGATCTGACAACTACCCAAAAAGTGGAGGAATTGAAGAAACTTGTTGCCCCACATATGCTTCGAAGGCTTAAAAAGGATGCCATGCAAAATATCCCTCCTAAGACTGAACGAATGGTTCCTGTTGAGTTGTCATCCATCCAAGCTGAATATTACCGTGCAATGCTGACCAAGAACTATCAGATATTGCGGAATATTGGGAAAGGGGTGGCCCAACAATCAATGCTAAATATTGTGATGCAGTTACGAAAGGTTTGCAATCATCCATATCTCATTCCAGGTACCGAGCCTGAATCTGGGTCAGTAGAATTTCTCCATGAAATGCGGATAAAAGCTTCTGCCAAGTTGACTTTGTTGCATTCCATGCTTAAGCTGTTATATAAGGAAGGTCATAGGGTTCTTATTTTCTCACAGATGACCAAGCTTCTTGATATTCTTGAGGATTATTTGACTATAGAATTTGGACCCAAAACATATGAAAGAGTGGATGGTTCTGTTGCAGTGGCAGATCGCCAGGCAGCTATAACGCGGTTTAACCAAGATAAAAGTCGATTTGTCTTCTTGTTATCAACGCGTTCTTGTGGCCTTGGTATCAATTTGGCAACGGCGGACACTGTCATTATTTATGATTCTGATTTTAACCCACATGCTGATATCCAAGCCATGAATCGAGCACATCGAATTGGACAATCAAACAGACTTCTGGTGTATAGGCTTGTAGTTCGTGCTAGTGTGGAAGAGCGCATCTTGCAGCTTGCAAAAAAGAAACTGATGCTGGATCAGCTTTTCGTAAATAAATCTGGATCTCAAAAGGAAGTGGAAGATATTCTGCGATGGGGAACAGAAGAGCTATTTAATGACTCTACTGGTATGAATGGCAAAGATACAGGTGAAAATAATTGCAACATAGAAGAGGCTGTGAGAGATCTTGAACAGAAGCACAGGAAGAGGGGTGGTGGTCTGGGGGATGTGTACAAGGACAAATGCACAGAAGGCAGCACCAAAATTGTGTGGGATGAAAGTGCAATACTAAAATTGCTTGACCGTTCAAATCTTCAGTCTGTTTCAACTGATGCTGCAGAAGGAGATTTGGACAATGATATGCTTGGTTCAGTAAAG TCCTTGGAATGGAATGAAGAAACAATTGAGGTACAGGGGGGAGCTGAATCACCTGCAGTCGCGACCGACGATATTAGTGCCCAAAGTTCTGAAAAGAAGGAAGATAATGCTGCAATTGGTCCAGAGGAAAATGAGTGGGACAGACTTTTGCGTGTGAG ATGGGAGAAATATCAAAGTGAGGAGGAAGCGGCACTTGGTCGAGGAAAGCGCCAGAGAAAAGTTGTTTCCTACAGGGAAGCATATGCGGCACACCCTAGTGAGACATTGAGTGAG AGTGGTGGTGAAGAGGAAAAAGAACCTGAACCAGAGCCTGAACGGGAATATACACCGGCAGGTCGAGCTCTGAAAGCGAAGTA TTCTAAGCTTCGTGCTAGACAAAAAGAACGGCTAGCACAAAGGAATGCAGTTGAAGAATTGCATCCTTGTGAGACAAAACCTGGACCTGAGCTAGCCCCACATTGTGCTGTTACTGAGAAAGATGGGGATCAAGTGACTGAATCAGTTCAAGAAGTCAGAGAGAAGTCCTCAGCAATTGATTTGGAGGACGAGAAAGTCACTGGGTCCTTGGAGGCACCAAAGAGCAAGAGCGACTCAGCTCTAAGGCTGGGTAGGCATTCAAAATACAGAATGGCCAGTCACTTAGATCTTTCTGTCAATTCTCTTGGACAGCAATCTCCTGACAATATCCCTCCAAGTCACCATTATCAGGGCACAGCCTATACAAGCACACTTACTTCCAACAATTTGCTACCAGTTCTGGGGTTATGTGCTCCCAATGCTAGTCAAATAGAAGCACATAGAAACTTTTCAAGGTCACATGGTAGACATAGGAAGTCAGCTACTGGACCAGAATTTCCATTTAGTCTAGCTCCTAATTCTGGAACTTCTATTGAGACAGAAGTAAAAGGTCGGGAGGATACTCCAGAGAAACCAAATTTGCATGATGCTTCAGCTGAAGCTTTACACCATCGTATTAGAAGTAGCATGTCAGATAGTCAACTCCCATTCAATCCG TATCTTCTGCCTTCCTCACATGGAAAAGTTTCTGAACGCCTTGAAACTTCTGCTTCTGCTTCCGCATTTTCTGAATTTCAGGAGAAATATATGGTGCCAAATTTACCTTTTGATGAGAAATTGCTGTCCAGATTTCCTTTCCCTGCAACAAGCATAGGAGCCCCACAACATGACCTGTTACCAAGCTTGTCTCTGGGGAGCAGACTTGAAGCTGTAAATGGTGGGATGAAAGACCTTCTGGCGATGCCACTGTTACCAAATTTGAAATTCTTCCCACAAGATGTACCCAGATATAATCAGCAAGAGAGGGAAGTTCCTCCGACATTGGGTTTAGGTCAGACACCATCCATATTTCCTTCAATTCCTGAAAATCACCGGAGAGTGCTTGAAAACATAATGATGAGGACTGGGCCTGCTTCCAACATGtataaaaagaaactaaaagtaGATAGCTGGTCTGAAGATGAACTTGATTTTCTCTGGATCGGAGTTCGCAGACATGGTCGGGGCAATTGGATTGCTATGCTTAGAGACCCCAGATTGAAATTCTCCAAGCATAAAACTCCAGAAGATTTGGCAGCTAGGTGGGAGGAGGAACAGCTTAAGATCTTGGACAGTCCTGCTTTCCCAGTGCAAAAATCTTCCAAGCCATCAAAACCTGCCAAATCTTCCTTGTTTCCAAGCATTCCTGATGGAATGATGTCAAGGGCACTACAAGGAAGCAAATTTGTCTTCCCATCAAAATTTCAACCTCACTTAACGGACATGACATTGGGCTTTTCTGATCTCACCTCTGGCCTGCCAAGTTTTAACCCATCAGATCAAGTTAGTTTGCAAAATGAGCATTTTCTACCTGTTCCAAATTGGAATCCTGAAAATTTTCGAGCTAGTTTTGCTGGAGATTCTTGTGCTGGACCCTCTGGTAGACCTGGGActtcttcaagtgtatcattgGAGAAGCCATTTATGCTCAATTCTTTGGGAGTGAGCAATTTGGGTTCAATGGGTATGAACTTCGGTAGCTCCGATTTACTGAGAAGGGGGGATGAGGACATTTCTGCAAATATTGGGAAGTTGCCCAGTCTTCTGGACAGATCTTTGAATATGTTGCGTGGCTCTAACAATGAGGTGGGAAGTGGTGAATCCACTAGTTCAGTACTTCTCCCTGAATCAAATAAAGGGCTTAATATTTCCCATTCAAAGGGCAAAGAAGTTGTTGGAAGTAGTTCTTCAAAGAATCAACTACCCCATTGGCTCCGGGAAGCTGTAGGTTCTGCTGCTAAACCACCAGATCCTGAACTGCCACCTACTGTTTCAGCAATTGCTCAATCTGTTCGCTTACTATATGGGGAAGATAAGCCAACCATTCCTCCATTTGAGATACCAGGACCACTGCCTCCTCAACCAAAGGATCCAAGACATAgtctaaagaagaagaagaagaggaagtcGCATGTGCAGTCGGACAGAGCTGGGTGCAGCCATATGCTTCAAAGTAACCTCTCTAATAACAATGATGCTTCAAGCTCTATTCTTCCAGTTCCACCATTTCACATGCTCTCGCAACATATAACTGGAACTTCAGGGCTTCCTTCAGCAGAACCTGATCTTAATTTGCATCCTCTCAATTTAAGTATGATGAACCCGCCATCTTCCTCGGCATGCTTAATCCCTTCAAAGAAATTGAGCTCAGGACTATCTCCCTCTCCAGAAGTGCTTCAACTGGTGGCATCTTGTGTTGCTCCGGGCCCACATCTGCCATCAGTTTCAGGCATGTCAAGCTCAAGCTTCCTCGAGAGCAAGCTCCCAATGCTGAAATCTTCAGATCAAATTGACCTACCAGACCCACAAGAAGGACAAGAAGGTTCTCCCGAAATGATGAAGGCTCAACAGAGCTCACCCATTAAGGAAGGTCAGTTTCCACCAGAACAACAAGAACAGCTAGATAGTGGTGATTCCAGGAAGACGCAATCAGACCCTTGTCAAACTGAACAGCCTGATGTCAAGGAAATGTCCTCAGAGGGTACTCTGTCAGATCATCCTGTGAGTGATCATGAACCCTAG